One stretch of Deltaproteobacteria bacterium DNA includes these proteins:
- a CDS encoding ABC transporter ATP-binding protein: MKALGLSKVFNSKEEPIRILSDLDLTVEAGDSVAVVGASGIGKSTLLHVLGALDRPDSGKLFVDGEDVFSLPDKALARFRNRAVGFVFQFHHLLPEFTALENTAIPLMISGVGKKAAKDRAKEVLDRVGLGHRLGHRVSELSGGEQQRVALARALVGDPGLLLADEPTGNLDEKTAGKIHELLVSLNENLGMTLIAVTHNPAFAALMRRRVTLSEGRIAEL; encoded by the coding sequence ATGAAGGCCCTTGGGCTCTCCAAGGTGTTCAATTCCAAGGAAGAGCCCATCCGCATCCTGTCGGACCTCGACCTCACGGTGGAGGCCGGGGACTCCGTGGCCGTGGTGGGGGCTTCGGGCATAGGCAAGAGCACACTGCTTCACGTCCTGGGTGCGCTCGACAGGCCGGATTCCGGCAAGCTCTTCGTGGACGGCGAAGACGTTTTCAGCCTCCCCGATAAGGCCCTGGCCCGGTTCAGAAACAGGGCGGTGGGCTTCGTTTTCCAGTTCCATCATCTTCTGCCCGAATTCACGGCACTGGAAAACACCGCCATTCCCCTCATGATATCGGGTGTCGGCAAAAAGGCCGCCAAGGACAGGGCAAAGGAAGTGCTGGACCGGGTGGGCCTGGGCCACCGCCTGGGCCACAGGGTTTCCGAGCTTTCGGGCGGAGAGCAGCAGAGGGTGGCCCTGGCCAGGGCGCTGGTGGGCGATCCGGGCCTTCTTCTGGCCGACGAGCCCACGGGAAACCTGGACGAAAAAACCGCAGGGAAGATTCACGAGCTTCTGGTTTCGCTCAATGAAAACCTTGGCATGACCCTTATCGCGGTTACGCACAACCCGGCCTTTGCCGCCCTCATGCGCCGCCGGGTCACCCTTTCGGAGGGCCGCATCGCGGAATTGTGA
- the bamA gene encoding outer membrane protein assembly factor BamA, translating to MKRHLTGLVLFLTTVLCAAPALAEEPVKVVVFPFSVYSAEPLPQLPAVIAENLKSGMAREGAAATVADKALPEGPLSARTVAEQAPGADYGVWGSFSRVGDRYSLDVTVMPLSGAEPPWSVYTEGVGMDSLSGKVGELAASISNRVLGIRKVARVVIAGSKRVEPEAIQRAIKTKAGETYRESVLSEDISSIFGMGYFEDVMVEADEAPEGIVVTFTVVTRATVRRVSVSGYRVLDREEVEQALDISRGSILNQARIEQNMGKIRALYRAKNYLNADITYKIIPFENDEADLEFIISEGDKAYIREIRFTGAKAFSEKKLKGLLKTKEKGFFSWMTSSGSLDPDDLKMDAARLTAFYHNNGYVTAKVADPVQTVKGSSIEISFKIVEGEQYRVGTVDISGDLIAPAPELMKKIKIGREKVYNAEILRADILVLSDMYSDAGYAYADVSPVTSLDHEKRIVNISYAITKGHQVTFEEIRITGNTKTRDSVIRRELAVQEKGLYSGTALKRGLSNISRLDYFADLKVDTAMGSSDDKMILSLGVEEKPTGTFSFGGGYSSADNAFFMTSIGQRNLFGRGHTLNLQARIGGSSTLYNLAFTEPYFMGTRLSTGIDLYRWEKEYDDYTKLSNGGRLRFGYKLTDNWRIGWSYGYELADISELTEYAAASIVQMEGENAESLVSFNLSYDSRNRFFNPTKGNYERFTVDYAGGFLGGDIAYTKYTLEGGVYIPLIGDLVGFAHAEGGYIRENSDGILPIYERFYLGGINSLRGYYWDELSPLDSTGAEIGGNKYVQANLELLYPIIKQVGLVGVLFFDTGDVYDNEEDIDLGDLYQSWGLGVRWYSPMGPIRLERGFPINPPDGVSTEGRWEFTMGTAF from the coding sequence ATGAAAAGACATTTGACGGGTCTGGTCCTTTTTCTGACAACGGTCCTGTGCGCCGCGCCCGCGCTGGCGGAAGAGCCGGTGAAGGTGGTGGTGTTTCCGTTTTCGGTGTACTCGGCGGAGCCCCTGCCCCAGCTTCCGGCCGTCATCGCTGAAAACCTGAAAAGCGGCATGGCCAGGGAGGGGGCGGCGGCAACGGTGGCCGACAAGGCGCTTCCCGAAGGCCCGCTATCCGCCAGGACCGTGGCCGAACAGGCCCCAGGAGCCGATTACGGCGTATGGGGCAGCTTTTCCAGGGTGGGCGACCGCTACAGCCTGGACGTCACCGTCATGCCCCTTTCCGGCGCAGAGCCCCCTTGGTCGGTCTATACCGAAGGCGTGGGCATGGACAGCCTCTCCGGCAAGGTCGGCGAACTTGCCGCAAGCATATCAAACCGGGTCCTTGGCATCAGAAAGGTGGCCCGCGTGGTCATCGCGGGCAGCAAGCGCGTGGAGCCCGAAGCCATCCAGAGGGCCATAAAGACCAAGGCCGGGGAAACTTACCGGGAATCCGTGCTCTCCGAGGACATAAGCTCCATCTTCGGCATGGGGTATTTCGAGGACGTTATGGTGGAGGCCGACGAGGCCCCGGAAGGAATAGTGGTCACCTTCACCGTGGTGACCAGGGCCACAGTGCGCCGGGTGAGTGTATCCGGCTACAGGGTTCTGGACCGCGAGGAGGTCGAACAGGCCCTGGACATCAGCCGGGGCTCCATTTTGAACCAGGCCCGCATCGAACAGAACATGGGCAAAATTCGGGCGCTCTACCGGGCCAAGAACTATCTCAATGCGGACATCACCTACAAGATCATCCCTTTTGAAAACGACGAGGCCGACCTTGAATTCATAATATCAGAGGGCGACAAGGCCTATATCCGGGAAATCCGGTTCACGGGAGCCAAGGCCTTTTCGGAGAAAAAGCTTAAGGGCCTTTTGAAGACCAAGGAAAAAGGCTTCTTTTCATGGATGACATCGTCCGGCTCCCTCGATCCCGACGATCTTAAAATGGACGCAGCCCGGCTCACCGCCTTCTACCACAACAACGGCTACGTGACCGCCAAGGTGGCCGACCCGGTTCAGACGGTCAAGGGCTCGTCCATCGAAATCAGCTTCAAGATAGTGGAAGGCGAGCAGTACCGGGTGGGCACGGTGGACATTTCGGGCGACCTTATAGCGCCTGCGCCCGAACTCATGAAAAAGATAAAAATAGGCAGGGAGAAGGTTTACAACGCGGAAATCCTGCGGGCCGACATACTTGTCCTTTCCGACATGTATTCCGACGCGGGCTATGCCTATGCCGACGTTTCGCCCGTCACCTCCCTGGATCACGAAAAGCGCATAGTAAACATCAGCTACGCCATAACCAAGGGGCATCAGGTCACCTTCGAGGAAATCCGCATCACGGGCAACACCAAGACCCGCGACAGCGTCATACGCCGGGAGCTTGCGGTCCAGGAAAAGGGGCTCTACAGCGGCACGGCCTTGAAGAGGGGGCTTTCCAACATCTCCAGGCTGGATTATTTCGCGGACCTCAAGGTCGATACGGCCATGGGAAGCTCCGACGACAAGATGATCCTTTCCCTTGGGGTGGAGGAAAAACCCACCGGCACCTTCAGCTTCGGCGGCGGCTATTCCAGCGCGGACAACGCCTTTTTCATGACCTCCATAGGCCAGAGAAACCTCTTCGGGCGCGGCCACACCTTAAACCTCCAGGCCCGGATAGGAGGCAGCTCCACCCTCTACAACCTGGCCTTCACCGAGCCCTATTTCATGGGAACCAGGCTTTCCACGGGGATCGACCTTTACCGCTGGGAAAAGGAATACGACGACTACACCAAGCTGTCCAACGGCGGACGCCTCCGCTTCGGCTACAAGCTGACCGACAACTGGCGCATAGGATGGTCCTACGGCTACGAACTGGCCGACATCAGCGAGCTGACCGAGTACGCGGCGGCCTCCATTGTCCAGATGGAGGGAGAGAACGCCGAGAGCCTGGTGTCGTTCAACCTTTCCTACGATTCGCGCAACCGCTTCTTCAACCCCACCAAGGGCAACTACGAGCGCTTCACGGTTGACTACGCGGGCGGCTTTCTGGGCGGCGACATAGCCTATACCAAGTACACACTGGAAGGCGGGGTCTACATCCCGCTCATAGGCGACCTTGTGGGCTTCGCCCACGCCGAGGGCGGCTACATAAGGGAAAATTCCGACGGAATACTTCCCATCTACGAGCGATTCTACCTGGGCGGCATCAACTCCCTTCGCGGCTACTACTGGGACGAGCTGAGCCCGCTGGATTCCACCGGGGCCGAGATAGGCGGCAACAAGTACGTGCAGGCCAACCTGGAGCTTCTGTATCCCATAATCAAGCAGGTCGGCCTCGTGGGCGTACTTTTCTTCGATACAGGCGACGTTTACGACAACGAGGAGGACATAGACCTCGGAGACCTTTACCAGTCCTGGGGCCTGGGCGTAAGATGGTACTCGCCCATGGGGCCCATAAGGCTGGAGCGCGGCTTTCCCATCAACCCGCCTGACGGGGTGTCCACCGAGGGACGCTGGGAATTCACGATGGGCACGGCTTTCTGA